The Flaviramulus sp. BrNp1-15 genome includes the window TTATTCTTTTTTATCTATAATTAATATCACTTTCACAGAAAAAGAAATATAAGTACTTTTGCACATCATTATTCAAAAACTATTCCAAAGATGAGTATTCCATCAAAATATGATGCACAAACAGTAGAGAGTAAGTGGTATGATTACTGGATGAAACATAATTATTTTCATTCAACGCCAGATGCTAGAGAGCCATACACTATTGTAATTCCACCACCAAATGTAACTGGAGTTTTGCATATGGGACATATGTTGAATAATACCATTCAGGATGTTTTAATACGTCGCGCGCGTTTACAAGGGAAAAATGCATGTTGGGTTCCTGGAACAGATCACGCATCTATAGCAACAGAGGCTAAAGTTGTTGCAAAACTAAAAGAACAAGGCATAGATAAAAACGACTTAACTCGCGATGAGTTTTTAGCACACGCTTGGGAATGGACGCATGAATATGGAGGTGTAATCTTAGAACAGCTTAAAAAATTAGGTTGCTCATGTGATTGGGATAGAACCAAATTTACAATGGACGACGATATGTCTGAAGCTGTAATAAAAGTTTTTGTTGATTTATATAACAAAGGATTAATTTATAGAGGATACCGAATGGTAAACTGGGATCCTGAAGCAAAAACAACTTTATCTGATGAGGAAGTAATTCATGAAGAACGTCAAGGAAATCTATATTACATAAATTATAAGATAGAAGGAAGCGATGATACCTTAACTATAGCTACAACACGTCCTGAAACTATTTTTGGTGATACTGCTATTTGTATCAATCCAGAAGACGAACGTTTTGCACACTTACGTGGAAAAAAAGCAATTGTACCAATTTGTAATCGTGTAATTCCTATTATTGAAGATGAGTATGTTGATGTTGAGTTTGGTACAGGTTGTTTAAAAGTAACGCCTGCACATGATGAAAATGATAAAAATCTAGGAGATAAACATAAATTAGAGGTTATAGATATCTTTAATGAAGATGCTACTTTAAATAGCTTCGGATTACAATTTGAAGGTCAAGATCGTTTTGTAGCTAGAAAGAATGTAGCAAAAGTATTAGAAGAAACAGGTGTTTTAGTGAAAACTGAAACACATCTAAATAAAGTTGGTACGTCAGAGCGTACAAAAGCAGTTATCGAACCAAGATTAAGCGACCAATGGTTCTTAAAAATGGAAGAGTTGGTTAAACCAGCAATTGAAGCTGTTTTAGGAGAAGATCCTGAAATTAAATTATTTCCAAAGAAATTTGAGAATACCTACAGACATTGGATGGAGAATATTCGTGATTGGAATATTTCACGTCAATTATTTTGGGGACAACAAATTCCTGCTTATTTCTATGGAGATGGAAAAGAAGACTTTGTAGTAGCCGAGAGTAGAGAAGAAGCTCTAAAATTGGCTCAAGAAAAAACAGGAAACTCTACTTTAAAAGCTGAAGACTTAACTCAAGATACTGATGCTTTAGATACGTGGTTCTCATCTTGGTTATGGCCAATGAGTGTGTTTGATGGTATACGTAATCCAGAAAACGAAGACATAAAATATTATTATCCAACTAACGATTTAGTAACTGGACCAGATATTTTATTCTTTTGGGTTGCACGTATGATTATTGCAGGCTACGAGTATAAAGATCAAAAACCGTTCAATAATGTATATTTAACAGGTTTAGTTCGTGATAAGCAACGTCGTAAAATGAGTAAATCTTTAGGGAATTCTCCAGACGCTTTAAAATTAATAGAAGATTATAGTGCAGATGGTGTTCGTGTTGGTTTATTATTAAGTAGTGCAGCAGGAAACGATTTAATGTTCGATGAGGCTTTATGTCAACAGGGAAAAGGCTTCGGTAATAAAATTTGGAATGCTTTTAATTTAACTAATTTATGGGAAGTTAGTGAAACTATCGAGCAGCCAGAATCTAGTAAAATCGCTTTAAATTGGTATGAAGCGAAGTTTCAAACGGCATTAGTTGAAATTGAAGATCATTTTAGTAAATATAGATTAAGTGATGCTTTAATGGCAATTTATAAATTGATATATGACGATTTCTGTGGATGGTTATTAGAGATTGTAAAGCCAGCTTATCAACAACCAATTGATGCTGAAACTTACAATAAAGTAATGTCAATATTTGAAGATAATCTTAAAATATTGCATCCATTTATGCCATTTTTAACCGAAGATATATGGCAATATATAGCAAAACGTACACCAGAAGAAGCATTAATAGTTGCAAAATGGCCGGAAGCAAAACCAATAAATAAAGAGATAATCTCTCAATTTGAATTTGCTTCAGAAGTTATTTCTGGAATAAGAACCGTTAGAAAAGAAAAAAACATTGCATTTAAAGATGCTATAGGTTTTTCAGTTATAAATAATGAAAATTCAAACACTGCATTTGATGAAGTTATTGCAAAACTGGGAAACTTAGAAACGATAGAATATGTGCAAGAACCTGTTGAAGGTGCTTTAACCTTTAGAGTAAAATCTAATGAGTATTTTATACCAATGGAAGGAGCAATAGACGTAGAAGCAGAAGTGAAAAAATTAACTGAAGAGTTAAATTACACTGAAGGCTTTTTAAAATCTGTACAAAAGAAACTTTCTAACGAGCGTTTCGTTACAGGTGCACCAGAACAAGTTGTGGCTAGTGAAAAAAAGAAAGAAGCTGATG containing:
- a CDS encoding valine--tRNA ligase, which encodes MSIPSKYDAQTVESKWYDYWMKHNYFHSTPDAREPYTIVIPPPNVTGVLHMGHMLNNTIQDVLIRRARLQGKNACWVPGTDHASIATEAKVVAKLKEQGIDKNDLTRDEFLAHAWEWTHEYGGVILEQLKKLGCSCDWDRTKFTMDDDMSEAVIKVFVDLYNKGLIYRGYRMVNWDPEAKTTLSDEEVIHEERQGNLYYINYKIEGSDDTLTIATTRPETIFGDTAICINPEDERFAHLRGKKAIVPICNRVIPIIEDEYVDVEFGTGCLKVTPAHDENDKNLGDKHKLEVIDIFNEDATLNSFGLQFEGQDRFVARKNVAKVLEETGVLVKTETHLNKVGTSERTKAVIEPRLSDQWFLKMEELVKPAIEAVLGEDPEIKLFPKKFENTYRHWMENIRDWNISRQLFWGQQIPAYFYGDGKEDFVVAESREEALKLAQEKTGNSTLKAEDLTQDTDALDTWFSSWLWPMSVFDGIRNPENEDIKYYYPTNDLVTGPDILFFWVARMIIAGYEYKDQKPFNNVYLTGLVRDKQRRKMSKSLGNSPDALKLIEDYSADGVRVGLLLSSAAGNDLMFDEALCQQGKGFGNKIWNAFNLTNLWEVSETIEQPESSKIALNWYEAKFQTALVEIEDHFSKYRLSDALMAIYKLIYDDFCGWLLEIVKPAYQQPIDAETYNKVMSIFEDNLKILHPFMPFLTEDIWQYIAKRTPEEALIVAKWPEAKPINKEIISQFEFASEVISGIRTVRKEKNIAFKDAIGFSVINNENSNTAFDEVIAKLGNLETIEYVQEPVEGALTFRVKSNEYFIPMEGAIDVEAEVKKLTEELNYTEGFLKSVQKKLSNERFVTGAPEQVVASEKKKEADALAKIETLKASLASLG